Proteins encoded by one window of Bauldia sp.:
- a CDS encoding thermonuclease family protein, translated as MIRGLSFVFLMLAALPGSVAAETFGGPVSASVVEVIDGDTIAVKAKVWLGVEVSSRVRIRGIDTPELHSSCAAEKTMAEQARQRLAKIAGGTVSLANVVDDKYGGRVDADVANAVGVDLKTAMLATGLAHPYDGKGARADWCPVASTQ; from the coding sequence ATGATTCGCGGCCTTTCCTTCGTTTTCCTGATGCTGGCGGCGCTACCGGGGTCGGTGGCGGCCGAGACGTTCGGCGGGCCGGTGAGCGCGTCGGTCGTCGAGGTCATCGATGGTGACACGATTGCCGTGAAGGCGAAGGTGTGGCTGGGCGTCGAGGTTTCGTCGCGGGTGCGCATCCGCGGCATCGATACGCCGGAGCTGCACTCAAGCTGTGCGGCTGAGAAGACGATGGCGGAGCAGGCGCGGCAGCGGCTCGCCAAGATCGCCGGCGGCACGGTCAGCCTCGCCAACGTCGTGGACGACAAGTACGGCGGGCGCGTCGATGCCGACGTCGCCAATGCCGTCGGCGTCGATCTCAAGACGGCGATGCTGGCGACCGGATTGGCGCATCCCTACGACGGCAAAGGCGCGCGGGCGGACTGGTGCCCGGTGGCGAGCACGCAGTAG
- the htpX gene encoding zinc metalloprotease HtpX has product MSTLRTAMLLAALTAIFIAVGFLIGGTGGALIAFVVAAGLNFASYWNADRMVLSMARAREVDARSAPEFYAIVQKLAADANLPMPKVYVADNPQPNAFATGRNPEHAAVCATTGLLRALDRDEIAAVMAHELGHVKNRDTLTMTITATIAGAISMLANFAFFFGGGSRNNNGGGILGMLAAAILAPLAAMLVQMAVSRTREYAADRASAEITGQPATLASALAKIANLAPRIPNAAAEQNPAMAHLFIINPLSGARMDSLFSTHPATENRIAALMAMEGADKRRGEPQARPGSQEERRGAPEARQGSKISVPQIGKTIRPRGPWG; this is encoded by the coding sequence ATGAGCACGCTCCGCACCGCCATGCTTCTCGCCGCGCTGACCGCGATCTTCATCGCCGTCGGCTTCCTCATCGGCGGCACCGGCGGCGCCCTGATCGCCTTTGTCGTGGCGGCCGGCCTGAACTTCGCGTCCTACTGGAACGCCGACCGCATGGTCCTTTCGATGGCCCGCGCCCGCGAGGTCGATGCGCGCAGCGCGCCCGAGTTCTACGCCATCGTGCAGAAGCTCGCCGCCGACGCCAATCTGCCGATGCCCAAGGTCTACGTCGCCGACAACCCGCAGCCGAACGCCTTCGCCACCGGCCGCAACCCCGAGCACGCCGCCGTCTGCGCCACCACCGGGCTGCTGCGCGCGCTCGACCGCGACGAGATCGCCGCGGTGATGGCGCACGAGCTCGGCCATGTTAAGAACCGCGACACGCTCACCATGACCATCACCGCAACCATCGCCGGCGCCATCTCGATGCTCGCCAACTTCGCCTTCTTCTTCGGCGGCGGCAGCCGCAACAACAATGGCGGCGGCATCCTCGGCATGCTCGCCGCCGCGATCCTGGCGCCGCTTGCCGCGATGCTGGTGCAGATGGCGGTGAGCCGCACGCGCGAATACGCCGCCGACCGCGCCTCGGCCGAGATCACCGGCCAGCCGGCGACGCTCGCCTCGGCCTTGGCCAAGATCGCCAACCTCGCGCCGCGCATCCCCAACGCCGCCGCCGAACAGAACCCGGCGATGGCGCATCTCTTCATCATCAATCCGCTGTCCGGCGCCCGCATGGACAGCCTGTTCTCGACGCATCCGGCGACGGAGAACCGCATCGCCGCGCTGATGGCGATGGAGGGTGCCGACAAGAGGCGAGGAGAGCCGCAGGCTCGACCGGGAAGCCAAGAAGAGAGGCGTGGAGCGCCGGAGGCGCGACAGGGAAGCAAAATAAGCGTCCCCCAGATCGGCAAGACCATCCGCCCGCGCGGTCCGTGGGGTTGA
- a CDS encoding transcription antitermination factor NusB produces MSRQPTKRSTAPGFAARAVAAALLATVVDKRQPLDATLENDRSFAALEPRDRALARAIVGTTLRHYGTIDAILASLIQKRPRGAGTLNRILETATAQILFMGVADHAVVSVAVDQLAADRDGAHFKGLANAVLRRIARERDTLVAEFAAPEGDTPEWLWRRWLAAYGEPTARAIAAAHHVEPSLDLSVKSDPAGWAEKLGGIVLPTGTVRTTAGGDIPSLPGYAEGQWWVQDAAAALPAKLLGNVAGKRIADLCAAPGGKTAALAAAGAHVTAVDISAPRLERLTTNLKRLNLTAETIAADVLKWTPTEPYDAILLDAPCTATGTIRRHPDVVWLKRAEDVATLSRIQTKMLVHAAKFLKPGGTLIYCTCSLEPEEGEAHLTDLPLTLDPVSPAEIGGLAEIVTRDGAIRTLPSHLPSETPRLAGLDGFFIMRLRKP; encoded by the coding sequence TTGAGCCGCCAGCCGACCAAGCGGAGCACCGCCCCCGGTTTCGCCGCGCGCGCTGTCGCGGCCGCACTTCTCGCCACCGTCGTCGATAAGCGCCAGCCGCTCGACGCGACGCTGGAGAACGACAGGAGTTTCGCCGCCCTCGAGCCGCGCGATCGCGCCCTCGCCCGCGCCATCGTCGGCACGACGCTCCGCCACTACGGCACCATCGACGCGATCCTGGCGTCGCTGATCCAGAAACGCCCGCGCGGTGCCGGCACGTTGAACCGCATCCTCGAAACCGCGACGGCGCAGATCCTGTTCATGGGCGTCGCCGACCACGCCGTCGTCTCGGTCGCCGTCGACCAGTTGGCCGCCGATCGCGACGGCGCCCACTTCAAGGGCCTCGCCAACGCGGTGCTCCGCCGCATCGCCCGCGAGCGCGACACGCTGGTCGCCGAGTTTGCCGCGCCGGAAGGCGACACGCCGGAATGGCTCTGGCGCCGCTGGCTCGCCGCCTACGGCGAGCCGACCGCGCGGGCCATCGCCGCCGCCCACCACGTCGAACCGTCGCTCGATCTGTCGGTGAAATCCGATCCCGCCGGCTGGGCCGAGAAACTGGGCGGCATCGTGCTGCCCACCGGCACGGTGCGCACCACCGCCGGCGGCGATATCCCCTCGCTCCCCGGCTACGCGGAAGGGCAATGGTGGGTGCAGGACGCCGCCGCCGCACTCCCCGCAAAGCTGCTCGGCAATGTCGCGGGAAAACGCATCGCCGACCTCTGCGCCGCCCCCGGCGGCAAGACCGCCGCACTGGCCGCCGCCGGCGCTCATGTCACCGCCGTCGATATCTCCGCGCCACGGCTGGAGCGCCTCACCACCAACCTCAAGCGCCTCAATCTCACAGCCGAGACGATCGCCGCAGACGTCCTCAAGTGGACGCCGACCGAGCCATACGACGCAATTTTGTTGGACGCGCCGTGCACCGCGACCGGCACCATCCGCCGCCACCCCGACGTCGTCTGGCTGAAGCGCGCCGAGGACGTCGCGACACTGTCACGCATCCAGACCAAAATGCTGGTCCACGCCGCAAAATTCCTGAAGCCCGGCGGCACGCTGATCTACTGCACCTGCTCGCTCGAGCCCGAGGAAGGCGAGGCCCACCTCACCGACCTGCCGCTCACCCTCGATCCCGTCTCCCCTGCCGAAATCGGCGGCCTCGCCGAGATCGTCACGCGCGACGGCGCGATCCGCACCCTGCCGTCGCATCTCCCCAGCGAAACCCCACGCCTGGCCGGCCTCGACGGCTTCTTCATCATGCGCCTGAGGAAGCCGTAG